From Coffea arabica cultivar ET-39 chromosome 2e, Coffea Arabica ET-39 HiFi, whole genome shotgun sequence, the proteins below share one genomic window:
- the LOC113730179 gene encoding BAG family molecular chaperone regulator 7, which yields MSSFRRFELIDHSPFLPAFFEKETSLFSTKSLTLDHPYFPSFPPEHELDFTLDLLNPAPKPLPALLDFPSPSLFNTFHTITDLTQVEKTPFCISTRRVQHRVDPVGLRTELYLQRLCDRVSALELSFDRLAKEKKSKVGERKYTWTAEIKAPEEDGVDRKYKWTSEIKDGKKKGHLEKNYKYTAEIKGKGEDSPISRKYTFTASTGDAVESSGKEKKDVEKKDKKKKDKSEKSTGGCSTRIVEIQEEPSHHGALVLRQAFARRVDMSRGKRKELSPNDAAIKIQLSFKAYLIKRSKALRALRELAIAKAKLKEIRALFNNFSYRRRLARDTEERQRFSEKIIVLLLTVDAIEGADVLVRAAKKSMVDELEAMLDVVDPQPAGRSLSLKRRTFDMPDAVIQKELAAGVAQVVQMLDEEANGSDTI from the exons ATGAGCAGTTTCCGGAGATTTGAACTCATCGACCACTCACCATTTCTTCCAGCTTTCTTTGAGAAGGAGACCTCTCTTTTCTCCACCAAATCCCTCACTTTAGACCACCCATATTTTCCGTCATTCCCCCCGGAACACGAGCTCGACTTCACTCTTGATCTCCTAAACCCCGCCCCTAAACCTCTCCCCGCTCTTCTTGATTTtccttctccctctctcttcAATACATTCCACACCATCACCGATCTGACCCAGGTCGAGAAAACCCCTTTCTGCATCTCCACTCGCCGAGTCCAGCACCGCGTCGACCCGGTCGGACTCCGAACCGAGCTCTATCTCCAGAGGCTCTGCGATCGCGTCTCTGCTCTGGAGCTAAGCTTTGACCGATTGGCTAAAGAGAAGAAGTCGAAGGTCGGGGAGAGGAAGTACACGTGGACTGCGGAGATCAAGGCTCCGGAAGAGGACGGGGTTGACCGGAAATATAAATGGACGTCTGAGATTAAggatgggaaaaagaagggaCATCTGGAGAAGAACTACAAGTACACGGCCGAGATTAAAGGCAAGGGCGAGGATTCTCCCATCTCCCGGAAATACACCTTCACTGCATCAACTGGCGATGCAGTCGAGAGCAgcggaaaagagaaaaaagatgtagaaaagaaagataagaagaagaaggacAAGTCCGAGAAATCCACGGGTGGATGCTCCACCCGTATAGTTGAGATCCAAGAGGAACCATCCCATCATGGGGCCCTCGTCTTGAGACAG GCATTTGCGAGGAGAGTGGACATGTCAAGGGGGAAGAGGAAGGAGCTGTCTCCAAATGATGCTGCTATAAAGATACAGCTGAGCTTCAAGGCTTATCTGATAAAGAGGTCCAAGGCATTGCGGGCCCTtcgggagttggccattgcaaAGGCTAAGCTCAAGGAGATTAGAGCTTTGTTCAACAACTTCTCTTACCGCCGCCGCCTGGCCCGGGATACCGAGGAGCGTCAGAGGTTCTCCGAAAAGATCATCGTGCTTCTCCTCACGGTTGATGCCATTGAG GGAGCTGATGTGCTAGTTCGAGCTGCCAAAAAGTCTATGGTGGATGAGTTGGAGGCAATGCTTGATGTTGTGGATCCCCAACCTGCTGGAAGATCTCTGTCCCTGAAGAGGAGGACATTTGATATGCCCGATGCTGTCATCCAGAAAGAACTTGCTGCTGGTGTTGCACAGGTGGTGCAGATGCTGGATGAAGAGGCAAATGGTTCTGATACAATTTAA